In a genomic window of Mucilaginibacter sp. KACC 22063:
- a CDS encoding HlyD family secretion protein, with the protein MPENNYHHEEVAEIMVSAPGWGLKWGNIIILLIIASILCFSYFFNYPDVVKIPVDFSSVTSASVIKPLQVNYGIDTFLIRNNASVKQGQPLIVWYDKYYTSYNSLTKLENVLIKYHNTLNQPVNKARFLSELNHLDSRKLGAFQNAYSLLISGSFDQVDRILIDIKNWKNNWVSNAEVAGHVTLNNIISPVKTSIDPQQIVLYVQPVNTNYIAHGLITNKAYARLKIKQPAYININELGDRKYNAKIISISPIANHAKHDIYLELNNNKDLNVTFTGEARVLLNDKTLLHRLLNIN; encoded by the coding sequence ATGCCTGAAAACAATTATCATCATGAAGAAGTAGCTGAGATCATGGTTTCGGCCCCTGGTTGGGGCCTAAAATGGGGTAATATCATTATACTTTTAATTATTGCTTCCATACTTTGCTTTTCCTATTTTTTCAATTACCCGGATGTTGTAAAAATCCCGGTTGATTTCTCATCTGTAACATCTGCATCTGTAATAAAACCATTGCAGGTAAACTATGGTATTGATACCTTTTTGATCCGTAACAACGCATCTGTAAAACAGGGCCAGCCACTAATAGTATGGTATGATAAATATTACACCAGCTATAACTCATTAACTAAACTTGAGAACGTTTTAATAAAATACCATAATACACTAAACCAGCCGGTTAATAAAGCCAGGTTTTTAAGCGAACTCAACCATTTAGATAGCCGCAAATTAGGGGCATTTCAAAATGCTTATTCTTTATTAATAAGCGGCAGTTTCGATCAGGTCGACAGAATATTAATAGATATTAAAAATTGGAAAAACAACTGGGTAAGCAATGCTGAAGTGGCTGGCCATGTAACTTTAAACAACATTATTTCGCCTGTTAAAACAAGTATTGACCCTCAGCAAATCGTATTGTATGTGCAACCTGTTAATACTAATTATATCGCACACGGGTTGATTACTAACAAAGCTTATGCTCGTTTGAAAATTAAACAGCCCGCCTATATTAATATTAATGAATTAGGGGACAGAAAATATAATGCAAAAATTATAAGTATTTCACCTATTGCCAATCATGCAAAGCATGACATTTATTTAGAGCTTAATAACAATAAAGATTTAAATGTGACCTTTACAGGTGAGGCCCGTGTGTTATTAAACGATAAAACGCTTTTACATCGACTTTTAAATATTAACTGA
- a CDS encoding bacteriocin — MKNLKKLAALFTAKIDEKSLDVISNNDMAQIYGGRPEQVMNTHDYWWFEDIAMASNMKTVAR, encoded by the coding sequence ATGAAAAATCTTAAAAAGTTAGCGGCCTTATTCACTGCAAAAATCGACGAGAAGTCTTTAGACGTAATATCAAATAACGATATGGCTCAAATCTATGGCGGGCGCCCTGAGCAGGTGATGAATACCCATGACTACTGGTGGTTTGAAGATATTGCCATGGCATCAAACATGAAAACTGTAGCAAGATAG
- a CDS encoding SRPBCC family protein, with product MSDQPVVVESLLNAPVEIIWKALTDNTQMKQWYFDIAEFEPVIGFEFEFAGKGTEGESYLHKCKVIEVIPQQKLKHSWRYEGYDGISYVTWELTEQGSQTNVKITHEGLDTFPQQPQFAKANFEGGWNYLVNTALKNFVEQH from the coding sequence ATGAGTGATCAGCCAGTTGTAGTAGAAAGCCTGTTAAATGCACCTGTTGAAATTATTTGGAAGGCTTTAACAGACAATACGCAAATGAAGCAATGGTATTTCGATATTGCAGAATTTGAGCCGGTTATTGGTTTCGAGTTTGAATTTGCAGGCAAAGGTACCGAGGGTGAAAGTTATCTGCACAAATGCAAGGTCATAGAGGTTATCCCACAGCAAAAACTAAAGCACAGCTGGCGTTATGAAGGTTATGACGGCATTTCTTATGTAACCTGGGAATTAACAGAACAAGGCAGCCAGACCAATGTTAAAATAACACATGAAGGTTTGGACACCTTTCCTCAGCAGCCACAATTTGCCAAAGCCAATTTTGAAGGGGGCTGGAACTATCTTGTAAATACAGCTTTAAAAAACTTTGTTGAGCAGCATTAA
- a CDS encoding alpha/beta fold hydrolase — translation MTQFFFSLFSLLIPCVAIDTSNFSTKHYPVINPAPPHPKISHKGVNIAYTDEGKGPLTLLFVHGWGINRTYWNNQLNYFKSRYRVVAIDLPGFGQSGKNRNDWTVDAFSGDIVATINQLHLRNVVLIGHSFSQDFIAGAALKSKQVIGLVGVDNFKGYGKALDTTGKKEVDKAIHQFKADFKYCARQFALQMGYGVMDYARQQRVIIDYVHTDPRPGIAVFEQQEDFDESVQAAALKKLGLKLYLINSDATPTDISGLKALGIPYELLSIHRTGHFPMIEQPKQFNQLLNKALVKIKAQYAGKAE, via the coding sequence ATGACACAATTTTTCTTCAGCTTGTTCAGCCTGCTTATTCCTTGTGTTGCGATTGACACCTCGAACTTTAGCACTAAACATTACCCTGTAATCAATCCGGCTCCGCCCCACCCAAAGATCAGCCACAAAGGCGTAAACATTGCTTATACCGACGAGGGAAAAGGCCCATTAACTTTACTGTTTGTGCACGGCTGGGGAATTAACCGCACTTATTGGAATAACCAGCTTAATTATTTCAAGAGCAGGTATAGAGTAGTTGCCATTGACTTGCCCGGTTTTGGCCAGTCGGGTAAAAACAGGAATGATTGGACAGTTGATGCATTCTCAGGCGATATAGTTGCTACTATCAATCAGCTGCATTTAAGAAATGTAGTTTTGATAGGCCATTCGTTCTCACAGGATTTTATTGCAGGTGCAGCGTTAAAATCAAAACAGGTGATTGGTTTAGTTGGTGTAGACAATTTTAAAGGCTATGGCAAGGCACTTGATACCACCGGGAAAAAAGAAGTAGATAAAGCTATACACCAGTTTAAAGCCGATTTTAAATATTGCGCCAGGCAGTTTGCCTTGCAAATGGGTTACGGCGTAATGGATTATGCCCGTCAGCAGCGCGTAATTATAGATTATGTACATACCGATCCGCGACCGGGTATTGCTGTTTTTGAACAGCAGGAAGATTTTGATGAAAGTGTGCAAGCCGCTGCCTTGAAAAAACTGGGCCTTAAACTTTACCTGATCAATAGTGATGCTACCCCTACAGATATTTCGGGTTTAAAGGCCTTAGGCATTCCTTACGAATTATTGAGTATACACCGAACCGGGCATTTCCCTATGATAGAACAGCCTAAGCAATTTAACCAGTTACTTAACAAAGCACTTGTAAAAATTAAAGCGCAGTATGCTGGTAAAGCTGAATAA
- a CDS encoding Gfo/Idh/MocA family protein, whose protein sequence is MKTSPKLSRRNFIGLSMAGAGALALGSTVSAMASCIGQPGKRLGIALVGLGGYSIGQLAPALQQTKNCYLAGIVTGTPAKATEWAQKYNIPQKNIYNYQTFDHIANNPDIDIVYVVLPVALHKEYTIRAAKAGKHVICEKPMALNAADCREMIAACKKANRMLSIGYRLHFEPHNMEVMRLGQKQVFRKVTGIDNANGFTYGGDPNAWRLNKALAGGGGLMDMGIYAIQGTRYTLGMEPISVMATQEKTKPELFKDVDETVFWELEFPGGLKTKGKSSYNHDWGYLKAQAERGKFELEPAYGYGGIQGKTSNGPMDFPQINQQAAQMDDFAHCVMTGAHTRVPGEEGLKDMLVIDAIYRSLDTGKWEKIQKA, encoded by the coding sequence ATGAAAACATCTCCGAAACTTTCGCGCCGTAATTTTATTGGTTTAAGTATGGCAGGTGCCGGCGCATTGGCGCTCGGTTCAACCGTGTCTGCAATGGCATCGTGCATTGGGCAGCCAGGCAAAAGGCTTGGAATAGCGCTTGTAGGTCTCGGAGGCTACAGCATAGGACAATTAGCGCCGGCCTTGCAACAAACAAAAAATTGCTACCTGGCTGGTATTGTTACCGGTACACCCGCCAAAGCAACGGAGTGGGCTCAGAAATATAATATCCCTCAGAAAAACATTTACAATTACCAGACTTTTGATCACATTGCCAATAACCCGGATATAGATATTGTATACGTGGTGTTGCCTGTTGCCTTACATAAAGAATATACCATACGTGCAGCAAAAGCTGGCAAGCATGTAATTTGCGAAAAGCCAATGGCGCTTAACGCTGCCGATTGCCGCGAAATGATAGCTGCCTGCAAAAAAGCCAACCGGATGCTATCTATCGGTTACCGTTTACACTTTGAGCCGCATAACATGGAAGTAATGCGATTAGGACAGAAACAGGTTTTCAGAAAAGTAACAGGCATAGACAATGCCAATGGTTTCACCTACGGCGGTGATCCTAATGCCTGGAGATTAAACAAAGCCCTTGCTGGCGGCGGCGGGTTAATGGATATGGGTATTTATGCCATACAAGGCACACGTTATACACTTGGCATGGAACCAATTTCGGTAATGGCAACTCAGGAGAAAACCAAACCCGAGTTATTTAAAGATGTGGACGAAACCGTTTTCTGGGAATTAGAGTTTCCGGGGGGACTGAAAACTAAAGGCAAATCAAGTTATAATCACGACTGGGGCTACTTAAAAGCACAAGCTGAGCGAGGTAAATTTGAGCTTGAACCGGCTTATGGTTATGGCGGCATACAAGGGAAAACATCAAACGGGCCGATGGATTTTCCGCAGATTAATCAGCAAGCTGCTCAAATGGATGATTTCGCCCATTGTGTAATGACAGGTGCTCATACGCGTGTTCCGGGTGAAGAAGGTTTAAAAGACATGCTGGTAATTGATGCGATTTATCGTAGCCTTGATACCGGCAAATGGGAGAAAATACAAAAGGCTTAA
- a CDS encoding DUF4268 domain-containing protein: MYSKDEASQIKQAFWTAFGQYISPQLSAEGLKVNWVNYKTGIKHLYFRMQAEKRNASISIEIAHPDTGIQELFFEQFLELKNVLHGYLDEEWEWHLHTTDEYGKTISRIYKETSPVNVFNKADWPEIISFLKPRIIALDEFWSDARYSFDALK; the protein is encoded by the coding sequence ATGTATTCTAAAGACGAGGCATCACAAATAAAGCAAGCATTCTGGACGGCCTTCGGGCAATATATATCCCCGCAATTATCTGCTGAAGGTTTAAAGGTTAACTGGGTAAACTACAAAACCGGCATCAAGCATTTGTATTTCAGGATGCAGGCAGAAAAACGTAATGCGAGTATCAGTATTGAGATCGCGCATCCGGATACTGGCATACAGGAATTATTTTTTGAGCAGTTCTTAGAACTGAAAAATGTATTGCACGGCTACCTGGACGAAGAATGGGAATGGCATTTACATACTACTGATGAGTATGGCAAAACCATTAGCCGTATATATAAAGAGACTTCGCCGGTAAATGTATTTAATAAAGCCGACTGGCCGGAGATCATCTCTTTTTTAAAGCCGCGTATTATTGCGCTCGATGAATTTTGGAGCGATGCCAGGTACAGTTTTGACGCGCTTAAATAG
- a CDS encoding fatty acid desaturase, producing MTKRTSFNWSDECEPHKLRTKAIIKEHPEIRQLIGRNPYTFLVILLCVGVQIALAYFLKDVAWWWSIIAAYAIGAFACHTLYVCIHECSHNLVFKNRTLNTLSSMVANLPMIFPSAVSFTKYHMKHHAYQGVEELDADMPFRWEAKLIDNSTFGKAVWLLFYPLFQSLRPARLKEIQLFDAWTVANLLVQIVFTAGIIYLFGAKALIYLVASLFFSVGLHPLGARWVQEHFLTHGDHQETKSYYGRLNVPNLNVGYHNEHHDFPSVPWNNLPKLNKIANKHYEVLGYHTSYTKLLLQFLFNRDLSVYSRTARSNRGKKVNVTEIKTLVVEA from the coding sequence ATGACGAAACGAACAAGCTTTAACTGGTCGGACGAGTGTGAGCCGCATAAACTGCGTACCAAAGCCATTATAAAAGAACACCCGGAAATACGACAATTAATAGGTCGTAACCCATACACTTTTCTGGTTATATTACTATGCGTAGGGGTACAAATAGCCTTAGCTTATTTTTTAAAAGATGTAGCCTGGTGGTGGAGCATTATAGCTGCTTATGCTATCGGTGCTTTTGCCTGCCATACCCTTTATGTATGTATACACGAGTGTTCGCATAATCTGGTATTTAAAAACCGTACTTTAAATACGTTAAGTAGTATGGTGGCTAATTTGCCGATGATATTTCCATCTGCGGTATCATTTACCAAATATCACATGAAACACCATGCTTACCAGGGTGTGGAAGAGTTAGATGCTGATATGCCTTTCCGTTGGGAAGCCAAGCTGATAGACAATTCTACCTTCGGTAAAGCAGTTTGGTTATTATTTTACCCACTTTTTCAATCATTGCGCCCTGCACGTTTAAAAGAAATTCAATTATTTGATGCCTGGACGGTAGCTAACCTTTTAGTGCAGATCGTTTTCACCGCAGGTATTATTTACTTATTTGGTGCTAAAGCTTTGATTTATTTAGTAGCCAGTTTGTTCTTCTCTGTGGGCTTACACCCGCTTGGGGCTCGCTGGGTGCAGGAGCACTTTTTAACTCACGGCGACCATCAGGAAACCAAAAGCTATTATGGCCGCTTGAATGTGCCTAACCTTAACGTAGGTTACCACAATGAGCACCATGATTTTCCGTCAGTGCCCTGGAATAACCTGCCAAAGCTTAACAAAATAGCTAACAAGCATTACGAGGTATTGGGCTACCATACCTCATATACTAAGTTGTTATTGCAGTTTTTATTTAACCGCGACCTTTCGGTTTACTCGCGTACCGCACGTTCTAACCGTGGCAAAAAGGTAAACGTTACCGAAATTAAAACACTGGTTGTAGAAGCATAA
- a CDS encoding ferritin family protein produces the protein MSFDQYHEPPEELSDETRTFARMIVSLCEEAEAINWYEQRIAVEKDKDAKAIMQNAQQEEFKHFGMDLEFLLRKKEVWRTTLKEILFKEGDIVELGTKGEEAAED, from the coding sequence ATGTCATTTGATCAATATCACGAACCGCCGGAAGAATTATCTGACGAAACCCGCACCTTTGCCCGTATGATAGTTTCACTTTGTGAAGAAGCAGAAGCTATTAACTGGTACGAACAGCGCATTGCTGTAGAGAAAGACAAGGATGCAAAAGCCATTATGCAAAATGCCCAGCAGGAAGAGTTTAAACACTTCGGCATGGACCTTGAATTTTTATTACGAAAAAAGGAAGTTTGGCGCACAACGCTGAAAGAAATCCTGTTTAAAGAAGGTGACATTGTGGAATTAGGCACCAAAGGCGAAGAAGCCGCAGAAGATTAA
- a CDS encoding ROK family protein — translation MNQAFAIGIDIGGTNTKFGIVDQQGKVLDEGEVKTTSFPTINSFVEGIYKQLQPLIAKAGKENIKGIGIGAPNGNHFNGCIEHAPNLHWKGIVPIADLVSKKFELPCILNNDAKAAALGELHFGAARNMKDFIMITLGTGVGSGIVVNGQLLYGHKGNAGELGHTVIRPNGRQHWSTGLKGTVESYCSATGIAITAREMAQQSEEPTLLKRYSAAEITSKVVDECAEKGDAVAKKVYQFTGELLGEALANFVLFSAPEAIILFGGVTKAGELILEPAKKSMEEHLLTAFKGQVKLMFSQLKASDAAILGASSMVWNLKTDEQPD, via the coding sequence ATGAACCAGGCTTTCGCTATAGGCATTGATATTGGCGGCACTAATACCAAATTTGGTATAGTTGACCAGCAAGGAAAAGTTTTAGATGAGGGTGAAGTAAAAACCACCTCTTTCCCTACCATAAATTCATTTGTTGAAGGCATTTATAAGCAACTGCAGCCTTTAATAGCCAAAGCCGGAAAAGAAAATATAAAAGGTATTGGTATTGGCGCACCTAATGGCAACCATTTTAACGGCTGTATCGAACATGCACCAAATCTACACTGGAAAGGCATTGTACCTATTGCCGACCTCGTGTCTAAAAAATTTGAGCTTCCCTGCATATTAAATAATGACGCGAAGGCTGCTGCACTTGGCGAATTGCATTTCGGAGCTGCCCGCAACATGAAAGATTTTATCATGATTACGCTTGGTACCGGTGTTGGTAGCGGTATTGTAGTAAACGGGCAATTGTTGTACGGGCATAAAGGTAACGCCGGCGAGTTAGGGCATACGGTAATCCGGCCTAATGGCCGCCAGCATTGGTCTACCGGCTTAAAAGGCACAGTTGAATCTTACTGCTCAGCTACAGGTATCGCCATCACCGCCCGCGAAATGGCGCAGCAATCTGAAGAGCCAACCTTACTTAAACGTTATTCTGCTGCCGAGATCACCTCAAAAGTGGTTGATGAATGTGCTGAAAAAGGCGATGCTGTTGCTAAAAAGGTATATCAGTTTACCGGCGAACTTTTGGGTGAAGCTTTAGCCAATTTTGTCTTGTTTTCGGCACCCGAAGCTATCATATTGTTTGGCGGTGTTACAAAGGCGGGCGAATTGATTTTAGAGCCAGCAAAAAAATCAATGGAAGAACATTTGCTTACGGCCTTTAAAGGGCAGGTGAAACTGATGTTCAGCCAGCTTAAAGCATCAGACGCTGCGATTTTAGGTGCCAGCTCTATGGTTTGGAACCTTAAAACAGACGAGCAGCCTGATTAA
- a CDS encoding DUF805 domain-containing protein translates to MNWYLDVMRKYAQFSGRARRKEYWMFILFQVIIFIVLGIISRLIGTLIIYWLYYLASIIPTLAVGVRRMHDTGRSGWFIIVPIVNLVFALTPGTVGPNEYGPDPKNDSVFGANDYQRPIDPQVPQL, encoded by the coding sequence ATGAACTGGTATTTAGATGTAATGCGTAAATACGCACAGTTTAGTGGCCGAGCGCGCCGTAAAGAGTATTGGATGTTTATCCTTTTTCAAGTGATTATTTTCATTGTTCTTGGTATCATTTCGAGATTAATTGGAACCTTGATTATTTATTGGTTATACTATCTGGCATCAATAATTCCGACCCTTGCAGTTGGAGTAAGACGCATGCATGATACCGGCCGCAGCGGTTGGTTTATCATTGTACCTATTGTAAACCTTGTATTTGCACTTACACCGGGAACTGTAGGCCCTAATGAATATGGACCTGACCCTAAAAACGACAGTGTTTTTGGAGCAAATGATTATCAGCGCCCAATTGACCCGCAAGTACCACAGTTATAA
- a CDS encoding DUF2752 domain-containing protein: MPILSINTYYSQGIKWIQNHLIPCPFKRLTGIDCPFCGLQRSIIALLNGNFTQSFKLYPALLLLVIAVFYSAAGTRLNVNNRIVGKAIYTATFAVIIISYINKLMI, encoded by the coding sequence ATGCCTATTTTATCAATAAACACATATTACTCACAAGGGATCAAGTGGATACAGAATCATTTGATCCCTTGTCCTTTTAAAAGACTCACAGGTATTGATTGCCCTTTTTGTGGCTTGCAACGTTCAATCATTGCATTATTAAACGGCAATTTCACGCAAAGCTTTAAACTATATCCGGCTCTTTTATTATTGGTAATAGCTGTGTTTTATAGTGCAGCAGGTACCCGTTTAAATGTTAATAACAGAATTGTAGGGAAGGCAATATATACGGCCACCTTTGCTGTTATAATTATTTCCTATATAAACAAACTAATGATATAG
- a CDS encoding RDD family protein, which yields MHTIRITTSQNIDIDYELAGFGDRFLARIIDYAIFIGLYFFIFVVYFIFYGANSFGVNNQYEIVFIVLIWLLLCVFYDFICEVFFNGQTIGKRGLKIKVISLNGGRPKVGQYLLRWIFRIVDFTITFGGGAVICMALTEKRQRIGDFVAGTGVVKTAPASRFEELVFAPTLTEGYEAKFPAVAQLNDSDIVLIHDVIKNFNYTRNNMLVYKLALRIRQFLNIPLPENVNDYQFLEMVLNDYKYFTSRLG from the coding sequence ATGCATACCATCCGTATCACGACATCGCAAAATATAGATATTGATTATGAACTGGCAGGCTTTGGCGACCGCTTTCTGGCCCGTATTATTGACTATGCCATTTTCATAGGCTTATACTTTTTCATATTTGTTGTTTATTTCATTTTTTATGGCGCAAATAGCTTTGGTGTAAATAACCAATATGAAATTGTATTTATTGTACTGATCTGGCTACTACTTTGCGTATTTTATGATTTTATATGCGAAGTTTTCTTCAACGGGCAAACCATTGGTAAGCGTGGCCTGAAAATAAAGGTAATCAGCCTTAACGGTGGAAGACCTAAAGTAGGCCAGTATTTACTCCGCTGGATTTTTCGCATTGTTGATTTTACAATTACATTTGGCGGCGGAGCAGTGATCTGCATGGCACTTACAGAAAAAAGGCAGCGCATCGGTGATTTTGTAGCTGGTACCGGTGTAGTTAAAACAGCGCCTGCATCGCGTTTTGAAGAACTTGTTTTTGCGCCAACTTTAACCGAAGGTTACGAGGCGAAGTTTCCTGCTGTTGCACAGTTAAACGATAGCGATATCGTATTGATCCATGATGTGATTAAAAACTTTAACTACACCCGTAATAATATGCTGGTTTACAAATTAGCGTTGCGTATAAGGCAGTTTTTAAACATCCCCTTACCTGAAAACGTAAATGATTATCAGTTTTTAGAAATGGTACTCAACGACTATAAATACTTTACTTCGAGATTAGGTTAA
- a CDS encoding stage II sporulation protein M, producing the protein MREALFIKQNAERWKQYETEPTKNPDEVAERFVAITDDLSYAKTFYPNSKTISYLNKIASGFHQSIYRNKKESTNRFAQFWRFELPLLFYKHRFKILYSFLFFVVSMLIGIISAKYDNAFVRLVMGDAYVNMTNDNIAKGDPFGVYKHEGEIEMFFQIAGNNLYVTVATFVMGLFLSVGTVVALFRNGIMLGAFEYFFLSKGFGLKSILVIWIHGTLEISSIIIAGGAGLVFGNSILFPKTFSRFVSLKKGVMEGLKITIGILPIIVVAAIFESFVTRHTEMPAWLSVCILAGSLAFILWYVVIYPMRLARNLNLLKPDATEN; encoded by the coding sequence ATGCGTGAGGCACTGTTTATAAAACAAAACGCAGAGCGATGGAAACAATACGAAACCGAACCGACTAAAAACCCGGATGAAGTTGCCGAACGTTTTGTTGCCATAACTGATGATTTGTCTTACGCTAAAACTTTCTATCCCAACTCAAAAACGATAAGCTATCTTAACAAAATAGCTTCGGGGTTTCATCAGTCTATTTACCGTAATAAAAAAGAAAGTACGAACCGCTTTGCACAATTCTGGCGGTTTGAGCTGCCCTTGCTCTTTTATAAGCATCGTTTTAAGATATTGTACTCCTTTTTGTTTTTTGTGGTGTCAATGCTTATTGGCATTATATCCGCAAAATATGACAATGCTTTTGTGCGATTGGTAATGGGCGATGCTTATGTGAACATGACGAACGATAACATTGCCAAGGGCGACCCTTTTGGCGTATATAAGCATGAAGGCGAGATCGAGATGTTTTTCCAGATAGCGGGCAACAACCTTTATGTTACCGTTGCCACCTTCGTAATGGGCTTATTCCTTTCTGTAGGAACTGTTGTGGCATTGTTCAGAAACGGCATAATGCTGGGTGCCTTCGAGTATTTCTTTTTAAGCAAGGGATTTGGCTTAAAATCCATCCTGGTAATATGGATACATGGCACCCTTGAAATTTCAAGTATCATTATTGCAGGCGGGGCAGGTTTGGTTTTTGGCAACAGTATTTTATTTCCTAAAACATTTAGCCGCTTTGTTTCATTAAAAAAAGGAGTAATGGAAGGGCTTAAAATAACCATCGGTATATTACCGATTATAGTAGTAGCCGCCATTTTTGAAAGCTTTGTTACCCGCCATACCGAAATGCCTGCCTGGTTAAGTGTTTGTATACTTGCCGGCTCGCTTGCCTTTATTTTATGGTATGTTGTTATTTATCCGATGCGTTTGGCACGCAACCTAAATCTTTTAAAACCTGATGCGACCGAAAATTGA
- a CDS encoding DUF4129 domain-containing protein: MAASKVIIDTVATHTKPVANGVKHAVHYLLKVDTSNVNIRKFNDAALKRLLDNPAFDYYRENNIHKLSLWDRFWRWFWTMVESIMRMFSPSSGNWVSTVIWIGVGGVVIFLIIKFVLQGSGGLFSKPSAEIEGLEGLINENIHEISFDEEINNAVAAGNYRLAVRLLYLRTLKQLDDAGLINWRIEKTNAAYLRELTDTEKRQQFGTITRQFEYVWYGNFPIDGSAFNSINALFNHFKQNIK; the protein is encoded by the coding sequence ATGGCAGCTTCAAAAGTGATTATAGATACAGTGGCAACCCATACCAAGCCTGTGGCAAATGGGGTGAAGCATGCTGTTCATTATTTGCTGAAAGTTGATACCTCCAATGTTAACATCAGGAAGTTTAATGATGCTGCTTTAAAAAGGCTGTTGGATAATCCGGCTTTTGATTACTACCGCGAAAACAACATCCATAAATTAAGCCTTTGGGATCGTTTCTGGCGCTGGTTCTGGACCATGGTCGAAAGCATTATGCGGATGTTCTCGCCGTCATCGGGCAATTGGGTTTCTACTGTTATATGGATTGGTGTAGGTGGTGTTGTTATCTTTCTGATCATCAAGTTTGTGTTACAGGGTTCGGGTGGGCTTTTCAGTAAACCTTCTGCTGAAATTGAAGGATTAGAAGGCCTTATCAACGAAAACATCCACGAGATCAGTTTTGACGAAGAGATAAACAATGCAGTTGCCGCGGGCAATTACCGTTTGGCCGTAAGGCTGCTTTACCTGCGCACCTTAAAGCAACTGGATGATGCCGGGCTGATCAACTGGCGTATAGAGAAAACCAATGCGGCTTACCTGCGGGAGCTTACAGACACCGAGAAACGCCAGCAGTTTGGCACCATCACCCGGCAGTTTGAATATGTATGGTACGGTAATTTCCCGATAGACGGTAGTGCATTTAACAGCATTAATGCTTTGTTTAACCATTTTAAACAAAACATTAAATGA